In Deinococcus radiopugnans ATCC 19172, the DNA window CGCGTGCAGGGTCTCGCCCTCGTGGCGCACGGTGTTGGGTTTGCCAAAGCGCGGCAGGTACAGGTCGAAGGCAAACCGGCCCCCTGGCACCAGATGGGCGCGCAGGTTTTCCAGTGCCCCCAGCTGCTCGTTGGGCGTGTACAGGTGCATCAGCGCGTTGAACGGGGCGATGACCAGCTCGAACCGCTGCTCCAGCCGGAAGGTCTGCATGTCGCCCTGCACCAGCTGGAGCGTCTGCCCGCTTGCGGCGGCCCGCTCCTGCGCCCGCTCGATCATCCGCGCGCTGGGTTCCAGGCCGGTCACGTCCACGCCGCGTCTGGCCAGGTACGCGGTCACGCGCCCGGTGCCGGCCCCCACCTCCAGCACCGGTCCCGTCGCCCGCTCGGCCACGCCCGCGTAGAAGTGCAGGTCATCGCGGTACAGCGTGTACTGGTGGTCAT includes these proteins:
- a CDS encoding class I SAM-dependent methyltransferase, whose translation is MNYDDFADLYDHQYTLYRDDLHFYAGVAERATGPVLEVGAGTGRVTAYLARRGVDVTGLEPSARMIERAQERAAASGQTLQLVQGDMQTFRLEQRFELVIAPFNALMHLYTPNEQLGALENLRAHLVPGGRFAFDLYLPRFGKPNTVRHEGETLHAPDGSRTDIFLVQRHDRVRQHITTEYHVDTTQPGGQLTRRHYTLTQRYYTRYEVEWLLRFAGFESPRVTGSFQGGPLEKGSEVMVFQTRAL